The following are encoded in a window of Choloepus didactylus isolate mChoDid1 chromosome 17, mChoDid1.pri, whole genome shotgun sequence genomic DNA:
- the LOC119512839 gene encoding protein tweety homolog 2-like has protein sequence MPAARVEYIAPWWVVWLHRVPHLSLRLQPVNRTFNPRDESYQESLLLLGLVAAVCLGLNLVFLTAYLVWLCCGRRDGAAQTKQHSSCCVTWVAVVAGLICCAAVGVGFYGNSETNDGVYQLIYSLDNANHTFSGIDALVSGTTQQMKVELEQHLARLSEILAARGDYLQTLKFVQQMAASIRAQLSRLPVWTDVTAELTEVAGQTSYVEYYRWLSYLLLFILDLVICLVTCLGLAKHSKCLLALMLCCGVLALILSWASLAADTAAAVGTSDFCVAPDTFILNITQGQVRTEVTRYYLYCSQSASSPFQQVLTVFQRSLTTMQIQIGGLLQFAVPHFPSAEGDLLETQLLLNSSEAGLHQLTAMLDCRGLHKDYLDALTGVCYDGIEGLLYLGLFSLLALLAQFD, from the coding sequence ATGCCGGCCGCGCGCGTGGAGTACATCGCGCCCTGGTGGGTCGTGTGGCTGCACCGCGTCCCCCACCTCAGCCTGCGCCTGCAGCCAGTGAACAGAACCTTCAACCCCCGCGACGAGAGCTACCAGGAGTCGCTGCTACTCCTGGGGCTGGTGGCCGCTGTCTGCCTGGGGCTGAACCTCGTCTTCCTCACGGCCTACCTAGTCTGGCTGTGCTGCGGGCGGCGGGACGGGGCAGCGCAGACCAAACAGCACAGCTCCTGCTGCGTCACCTGGGTGGCCGTGGTGGCCGGGCTCATCTGCTGCGCTGCGGTGGGCGTTGGTTTCTATGGAAACAGCGAGACCAATGATGGGGTGTACCAGCTGATCTACTCCTTGGACAACGCGAACCACACCTTCTCCGGGATCGATGCCCTGGTTTCCGGAACCACCCAGCAGATGAAGGTGGAACTCGAGCAGCACCTGGCCCGGCTCAGTGAGATCTTGGCTGCCCGGGGAGACTACCTGCAGACCCTGAAGTTTGTGCAGCAGATGGCGGCCAGCATCAGGGCCCAGCTCTCACGACTGCCGGTGTGGACGGACGTCACCGCAGAGCTGACCGAGGTGGCCGGCCAGACCAGCTATGTGGAGTACTACAGGTGGCTCTCCTACCTCCTGCTCTTCATCCTGGACCTGGTCATCTGCCTGGTCACCTGCCTGGGACTGGCCAAGCACTCCAAGTGTCTGCTCGCCTTGATGCTGTGCTGCGGGGTGCTGGCCCTGATTCTCAGCTGGGCTTCCCTGGCTGCAGACACCGCCGCCGCCGTGGGCACCAGTGACTTCTGCGTGGCTCCTGACACCTTCATCCTGAACATCACACAGGGCCAGGTTAGAACAGAGGTGACCCGCTACTACCTGTATTGCAGCCAGAGTGCAAGCAGCCCCTTCCAACAGGTGCTGACTGTCTTCCAGCGCTCACTGACCACCATGCAGATCCAGATTGGGGGGCTGCTGCAGTTTGCCGTGCCCCACTTCCCCTCGGCAGAGGGAGATCTGCTCGAGACCCAGCTGCTGCTGAACTCATCTGAGGCCGGCCTTCACCAGCTGACGGCCATGCTGGATTGTCGGGGGCTGCACAAGGACTACCTGGATGCCCTCACTGGCGTCTGCTACGACGGCATCGAGGGCTTGCTCTACCTCGGCCTCTTCTCCCTCCTGgctctcttggcccaatttgactaa